The following proteins are encoded in a genomic region of Mycolicibacterium rutilum:
- a CDS encoding glycoside hydrolase 5 family protein, with protein sequence MFAVARSDRWHFVSPDGASFLSIGVVHADDTNLRYRHNIGIFTARYGGSRQRWLSEGLVPEMTSWGFNTLGWTSEYVSGSGLATEADVVDLGHSAGLPADDVAALGIPYTLSMRIAEIEQWNGHPAYRDPRTPAFAQWCDHLARTVCRPDDPNLLGYFLVDVPCWDRHPSGAGWPPDELASIADAYYRTATGAIRRHDPHHLILGDRYGTRRGVPDAVLDAMAPYVDVLSVQTFPGPDPRRLDAALKLIERWHHRTRLPVLIADTGNWCPTTMSPDRTGSFRDQRERGAGYVASAEEFTARPWCLGWHWCSWLENPHRGFGLKDPWDEPYRELTDLVTETNHRLRGAACRTNARRRASR encoded by the coding sequence ATGTTCGCCGTAGCGCGGTCGGACCGGTGGCATTTCGTCAGTCCGGACGGTGCGTCGTTCCTGTCGATCGGTGTCGTGCACGCCGACGACACGAACCTGCGCTATCGGCACAACATCGGTATCTTCACGGCGCGCTACGGCGGCTCCCGGCAGCGGTGGCTGAGCGAGGGCCTGGTCCCGGAGATGACGTCGTGGGGGTTCAATACCCTCGGCTGGACCTCGGAGTACGTCAGCGGCTCAGGGCTGGCTACCGAAGCCGACGTCGTCGACCTCGGCCACTCTGCCGGTCTACCCGCCGACGACGTTGCCGCGCTGGGCATTCCGTACACCTTGTCGATGCGCATTGCCGAGATCGAACAGTGGAACGGTCACCCGGCCTACCGCGATCCACGGACGCCGGCCTTCGCACAGTGGTGCGACCATCTCGCCAGGACCGTGTGCCGTCCCGACGATCCGAATCTGCTGGGGTATTTCCTGGTCGACGTGCCGTGCTGGGATCGCCATCCCTCGGGCGCGGGTTGGCCACCGGACGAGCTCGCGTCCATCGCCGACGCCTACTACCGCACCGCGACCGGGGCCATCCGGCGCCACGATCCTCATCACCTGATCCTCGGGGACCGCTACGGCACCCGGCGCGGTGTACCGGACGCGGTGCTCGACGCGATGGCGCCCTACGTCGACGTGCTGTCGGTGCAGACGTTTCCCGGCCCCGACCCGCGCCGGTTGGACGCGGCCTTGAAGCTGATCGAGCGCTGGCATCACCGCACCCGGCTGCCCGTGCTGATCGCCGACACCGGGAACTGGTGTCCCACCACGATGAGCCCCGACCGGACCGGTTCGTTCCGCGACCAACGAGAGCGAGGCGCGGGTTACGTCGCATCCGCCGAGGAGTTCACCGCGCGGCCGTGGTGCCTGGGCTGGCACTGGTGCAGCTGGCTGGAGAATCCGCATCGCGGGTTCGGCCTCAAGGATCCGTGGGACGAGCCGTACCGGGAGTTGACCGACCTGGTCACCGAGACGAACCACCGGCTGAGGGGCGCCGCGTGCCGCACCAATGCCCGGCGGCGCGCGAGTCGATGA
- a CDS encoding peroxiredoxin family protein, whose amino-acid sequence MAVLHPGNPFPPLSITPPGADPVQVPDVFDGWFGVVLFYRGAWCPYCVAQLRAFQRATDALHDAEVAVVALSVDDEATTADLIAKHRLTFPIGHSADAAALAELTGAFVNADPVFLQSTGFVLDPQGKVVISVYSSGAIGRLVPEDVVALVRYIRQH is encoded by the coding sequence ATGGCTGTTCTGCACCCCGGTAACCCGTTTCCCCCTCTGTCCATCACGCCGCCCGGCGCCGATCCGGTGCAGGTGCCGGACGTCTTCGACGGCTGGTTCGGTGTCGTGCTGTTCTACCGCGGCGCCTGGTGTCCGTACTGCGTGGCGCAGCTGCGCGCGTTCCAGCGCGCCACCGATGCGCTGCACGACGCCGAGGTGGCCGTGGTGGCGTTGTCCGTCGACGACGAGGCCACCACCGCGGACCTGATCGCCAAACACCGGCTCACGTTCCCGATCGGGCACAGCGCCGACGCCGCCGCGCTCGCCGAACTGACCGGAGCGTTCGTCAACGCCGACCCCGTGTTTTTGCAGTCGACCGGCTTCGTCTTGGATCCGCAGGGCAAAGTGGTGATCAGCGTGTACTCCAGCGGCGCGATCGGCCGGCTCGTTCCCGAGGACGTCGTCGCGCTGGTCCGCTACATCCGGCAGCACTGA
- a CDS encoding DEAD/DEAH box helicase produces MSFAGWAEANGTTLYPAQEEALIELVSGANVILATPTGSGKSLVATGALFAALAARRRSYYTAPIKALVSEKFFALCDVFGAANVGMLTGDAAVNSEAPIIACTAEILANIALREGADADIGLVVMDEFHFYGDPDRGWAWQVPLLELPKAQFLLMSATLGDVTFLRDDLTRRTGRPTALVANAERPVPLFFSYATTPMHETIGDLLDTRQAPIYVVHFTQASALERAQALMSVNVCTREEKATIAEHIGAFRFSTAFGSTLSRLVRHGIGVHHAGMLPKYRRLVEQLAQAGLLKVICGTDTLGVGINVPIRTVVFSALSKYDGVRTRLLNAREFHQIAGRAGRAGYDTAGTVVVQAPDHEVENLKQFAKVADDPKKRRKLVRRKAPEGMVPWSESTMTRLVDATPEALTSNMRVSTAMILDVVARPGDPFAAMRRLLTDNHEPRRRQLQHIREAVGIARSLLQAGVLERLDEPQPDGRRYRLTVDLPPDFALNQPLSTFALAAVETLDPESETFAFNVISVIEATLEDPRQILAAQLNKARGEAVAAMKAEGIEYDERIELLDDVSYPKPLEELLTHTFEVYLRSNPWAADGRLSPKSVVREMWERAMTFREYVSEYGLTRSEGAVLRYLSDAYKALRSGVPAAARTEEFTDIVEWLGELVRQVDSSLLDEWEQLTSPDQPHDVPVAMSAKPRPLTGNQRAFTAMVRNALFRRVELFARRRWSELGELDRGSGWTAERWAELGDEYFAEHDDVGTGPDARGPAMLIIEREPDVWRVRQILDDPAGDHDWGFTVDVDLAESDEAGAAVLRLTDAGRLD; encoded by the coding sequence ATGTCGTTCGCCGGGTGGGCCGAGGCCAACGGCACCACGCTGTATCCCGCGCAGGAGGAGGCGCTGATCGAACTGGTCAGCGGCGCCAACGTCATCCTCGCCACGCCGACCGGTTCGGGGAAGTCGTTGGTGGCCACCGGGGCGCTGTTCGCGGCGCTGGCGGCGCGGCGGCGCAGCTACTACACCGCCCCGATCAAGGCTCTGGTCAGCGAGAAGTTCTTCGCGCTCTGCGACGTCTTCGGAGCGGCGAACGTCGGAATGCTGACCGGCGACGCCGCCGTCAACTCCGAGGCGCCGATCATCGCTTGCACCGCAGAGATTCTCGCCAACATCGCGCTGCGTGAAGGAGCCGACGCCGATATCGGCCTGGTGGTGATGGACGAGTTCCATTTCTACGGTGATCCCGACCGCGGCTGGGCCTGGCAGGTGCCGCTGCTGGAGTTGCCGAAGGCGCAGTTCCTGCTGATGTCGGCGACGCTCGGCGACGTCACGTTCCTGCGCGACGACCTCACGCGGCGCACCGGACGGCCCACGGCGCTCGTCGCCAACGCTGAACGTCCCGTGCCGCTGTTTTTTTCGTATGCGACGACGCCGATGCACGAGACGATCGGCGACCTGCTCGACACCCGGCAGGCACCGATCTACGTCGTGCACTTCACCCAGGCGTCGGCACTGGAACGCGCGCAGGCACTGATGAGCGTCAACGTGTGCACCCGGGAGGAGAAGGCCACCATCGCCGAGCACATCGGCGCGTTCCGGTTCTCCACCGCGTTCGGTTCGACGCTGTCGCGGCTGGTGCGACACGGCATCGGTGTGCACCACGCCGGGATGCTGCCGAAGTACCGGCGGCTGGTCGAACAGCTCGCCCAGGCCGGCCTGCTCAAGGTCATCTGCGGCACCGACACCCTCGGCGTCGGCATCAACGTGCCGATCCGCACCGTGGTCTTCTCGGCGCTGTCCAAGTACGACGGTGTGCGCACGCGGCTGCTCAACGCCCGCGAGTTCCACCAGATCGCGGGCCGGGCCGGCCGGGCCGGCTACGACACCGCGGGCACGGTCGTCGTGCAGGCACCCGACCACGAGGTGGAGAACCTCAAGCAGTTCGCCAAGGTTGCCGACGATCCGAAGAAGCGCCGAAAGCTGGTGCGTCGCAAGGCACCCGAGGGCATGGTCCCGTGGAGCGAGTCGACCATGACCCGGCTGGTCGACGCCACCCCGGAGGCGTTGACCAGCAATATGCGCGTGTCCACGGCGATGATCCTCGACGTAGTGGCCCGGCCCGGTGACCCGTTCGCGGCGATGCGGCGGCTGCTGACCGACAATCACGAACCACGCAGGCGACAGCTCCAACACATCCGCGAGGCCGTCGGCATCGCCCGCTCGCTGTTGCAGGCCGGCGTGCTCGAGCGGCTCGACGAACCGCAGCCCGACGGGCGCCGCTACCGGCTGACCGTCGACCTGCCACCGGACTTCGCGCTCAACCAGCCGCTGTCGACCTTCGCGCTGGCCGCTGTCGAGACGCTCGACCCGGAGTCGGAGACCTTCGCATTTAACGTCATCTCCGTGATCGAGGCGACGCTGGAAGATCCGCGGCAGATCCTGGCCGCGCAGCTGAACAAGGCCAGAGGCGAGGCGGTGGCCGCGATGAAAGCCGAGGGCATCGAGTACGACGAGCGCATCGAGCTTCTCGACGATGTCAGCTACCCCAAGCCGCTCGAGGAACTCCTCACCCACACCTTCGAGGTCTACCTGCGGAGCAATCCGTGGGCCGCCGACGGCCGGCTGTCGCCGAAGTCGGTGGTGCGCGAGATGTGGGAGCGCGCCATGACGTTTCGCGAGTATGTCAGCGAGTACGGGCTGACCCGCTCCGAGGGCGCGGTGCTGCGCTATCTGTCCGACGCTTACAAGGCCCTACGGTCGGGTGTGCCCGCCGCGGCCAGGACCGAGGAGTTCACCGACATCGTCGAGTGGCTCGGTGAGCTTGTCCGTCAGGTGGATTCGAGCCTGCTCGACGAGTGGGAACAGCTGACCAGCCCGGATCAGCCGCACGACGTGCCGGTCGCGATGTCCGCGAAGCCCCGACCACTGACCGGCAATCAGCGGGCCTTCACCGCGATGGTGCGCAACGCGTTGTTCCGGCGGGTGGAACTGTTCGCCCGGCGCCGGTGGTCCGAACTCGGCGAACTCGACCGGGGCTCCGGGTGGACGGCCGAACGCTGGGCCGAACTCGGCGACGAGTACTTCGCCGAGCACGACGACGTCGGCACGGGCCCCGACGCACGGGGCCCGGCCATGCTGATCATCGAGCGCGAACCCGACGTGTGGCGGGTCCGCCAGATCCTCGATGACCCTGCCGGAGACCACGATTGGGGATTCACGGTCGACGTGGATCTCGCGGAGTCCGACGAGGCCGGCGCGGCGGTCCTGCGGCTCACCGACGCGGGTCGGCTTGACTGA
- a CDS encoding LysR family transcriptional regulator yields MDIDFTRLRYFVAVADELHFKRAADKLMITPPPLSKQIKLFEKELGGPLFERGYHEVRLSPLGQRLIGPAREILRQVEEFKTTAVQGVRGLAPIRVSATAYAPSDLLTQLESVLATLPEPTQFDVPGSAAEVTAKLIAGHAELGLIHLPASDKRLRYTVLASYQGAIAVRFDDPLAERDLVTIEELQDRDVAIDVARPNPMVLAGLTRQLNNRGVHSIVRTTNQRGGEVEMATQVFNRHLVAIVSYAPESFIGKMFSPPEFKLIPVDESTWPPARIALAWVPERLQARQTEVEFAVEQIADRLGPVHRGA; encoded by the coding sequence ATGGACATCGACTTCACCAGGCTCCGGTATTTCGTGGCCGTCGCAGACGAGCTGCACTTCAAGCGGGCCGCGGACAAGTTGATGATCACCCCGCCTCCGCTGAGCAAGCAGATCAAGCTTTTCGAAAAGGAGTTGGGCGGCCCGCTGTTCGAACGCGGCTACCACGAGGTGCGGCTGAGTCCGCTGGGTCAGCGGCTGATCGGACCGGCGCGCGAGATCCTGCGTCAGGTCGAGGAGTTCAAGACGACGGCCGTGCAGGGTGTGCGGGGCCTGGCGCCCATCCGGGTGAGCGCCACCGCGTACGCGCCGTCGGATCTGCTGACCCAGCTCGAGTCGGTGTTGGCGACGCTGCCGGAACCCACGCAGTTCGACGTGCCGGGGTCCGCGGCCGAGGTGACCGCGAAACTGATCGCCGGGCATGCCGAACTGGGGTTGATCCACCTGCCCGCCAGCGACAAACGCCTGCGGTACACGGTGCTGGCCAGCTATCAGGGCGCCATCGCGGTGCGGTTCGACGACCCGCTGGCCGAACGGGACCTGGTCACCATCGAGGAGTTACAGGACCGCGACGTGGCCATCGACGTCGCGCGGCCCAACCCGATGGTGCTGGCGGGCCTGACGCGCCAGCTGAACAACCGCGGCGTGCACAGCATCGTGCGCACGACCAACCAGCGCGGCGGCGAAGTCGAGATGGCCACCCAGGTGTTCAACCGTCACCTGGTCGCGATCGTGAGCTACGCACCGGAATCGTTCATCGGCAAGATGTTCTCACCGCCGGAGTTCAAGCTGATCCCCGTCGACGAAAGTACCTGGCCGCCAGCACGAATCGCGTTGGCGTGGGTGCCGGAGCGGCTGCAGGCCAGGCAGACCGAGGTCGAGTTCGCGGTCGAGCAGATCGCCGACCGGCTCGGACCGGTGCATCGCGGTGCCTGA
- a CDS encoding CaiB/BaiF CoA-transferase family protein, with protein MADAPAYDPPLRGVRILDLTSGPMTAVGRLFADLGAHVTVANLAAISRDDVVGPHVDGLAIQTAINRHGMASIDVDPASAEFEQLLADSDILIENTAPGSLAEATLAVRNIRRQHPALVILSISDFGRDTDYRTWQATTPVLHALTSELSRSGIPGREPVVPPAELPYLVAAAQAAVLTTAIYLDRLRTAEGDLIDFSVLDGAMQTLDPPFGSAGSASAGVAVSAQQRDWTAEQMRYPIIACKDGHVRICILAKRQWRGMFAWLGSPEEFADPSFDKLGKRFHSPELLAAITRFCADKTRAELEAQGQAHGVPTAAVLTLAEALGAEHFTARGFFRDVELAPGVVAPIPVGVSEIDGHRASALTEAQTPAARPAGAPLLGTRARRGQGLPLEGIRVLDLGVIVVGADTARLFGDLGADVVKIEHSAHPDGLRVGKLTSMTQPFAAGHRNKRSIGLDLRTDEGRALAHRLAANCDVVLSNYKPGVAEALGMDYATLRRINPEIVVVDSSAFGPTGPWARRLGYGPLVRAAVGFTHLWADPHDPETFCDTVTVYPDHVAARIGALSALALLLRRERTGTGGAASISQAEVMLSHLAADIAADALVRAGHTRTDTPTPDYPWELFPTADDDGWIAVTVRDDADLQALRWVIGLPGEDRVDPDALRAWTSRRSRFEAMERLQAAGVPAGAVMHADELPGFEYYEQRRGFREELHPYGSVPFRMENVQVHCDHVADPPLGQAPLLGEQTTEIAAELLGLDAGEIADLCARGILEIPALDGAQS; from the coding sequence GTGGCCGACGCACCCGCATACGACCCGCCGCTGCGCGGTGTCCGCATCCTGGACCTGACCTCGGGCCCGATGACGGCCGTCGGCCGCCTGTTCGCCGACCTCGGCGCGCACGTCACGGTGGCGAACCTGGCCGCGATCAGCCGCGACGACGTCGTCGGTCCGCATGTCGACGGCCTGGCGATCCAGACGGCGATCAACCGGCACGGGATGGCGTCGATCGACGTCGACCCGGCGTCCGCCGAGTTCGAGCAACTGTTGGCCGACAGCGACATCCTCATCGAGAACACCGCGCCCGGCTCGCTCGCCGAGGCCACCCTGGCGGTGCGCAACATCCGGCGCCAGCACCCGGCACTGGTGATCCTGTCGATCAGCGACTTCGGCCGCGACACCGACTACCGCACCTGGCAGGCCACCACCCCGGTGCTGCACGCGCTGACCAGCGAGCTGTCGCGGTCCGGGATTCCCGGCCGCGAGCCGGTGGTTCCGCCCGCCGAACTGCCCTATCTGGTGGCGGCGGCGCAGGCCGCGGTGCTGACCACCGCCATCTACCTGGACCGGCTGCGCACCGCAGAGGGCGACCTGATCGACTTCTCGGTCCTCGACGGCGCGATGCAGACGCTCGACCCGCCGTTCGGGTCGGCGGGCAGCGCGTCGGCGGGCGTGGCGGTCAGCGCGCAGCAGCGCGACTGGACCGCCGAACAGATGCGCTACCCGATCATCGCGTGCAAGGACGGCCATGTCCGGATCTGCATCCTGGCGAAACGGCAGTGGCGCGGCATGTTCGCCTGGCTGGGCAGCCCGGAGGAGTTCGCCGACCCGTCCTTCGACAAGCTCGGCAAGCGGTTCCACTCACCGGAACTGCTCGCGGCGATCACCCGGTTCTGCGCCGACAAGACCCGCGCGGAGCTGGAGGCGCAGGGACAGGCGCACGGCGTGCCGACCGCGGCGGTGCTCACCCTCGCCGAGGCGCTGGGCGCCGAACACTTCACCGCGCGCGGCTTCTTCCGCGATGTGGAGCTGGCTCCCGGTGTGGTGGCCCCGATCCCGGTGGGCGTCAGCGAGATCGACGGCCACCGGGCCAGCGCGCTGACCGAGGCGCAGACGCCCGCCGCGCGCCCCGCGGGTGCCCCGCTGCTGGGCACCCGCGCCCGCCGCGGCCAGGGCCTGCCGCTGGAGGGAATCCGCGTGCTCGACCTGGGCGTCATCGTGGTCGGCGCGGACACCGCCCGGCTGTTCGGCGACCTGGGCGCCGACGTCGTCAAGATCGAACACTCCGCGCACCCCGACGGGCTGCGGGTCGGCAAGCTCACGTCGATGACGCAGCCGTTCGCGGCCGGTCACCGCAACAAGCGCTCGATCGGCCTGGACCTGCGCACCGACGAGGGCCGTGCGCTCGCCCACCGGCTGGCCGCGAACTGCGACGTCGTGTTGTCCAACTACAAACCGGGCGTGGCCGAGGCGCTCGGCATGGACTACGCGACCCTGCGCCGGATCAACCCCGAGATCGTGGTCGTCGACAGCTCGGCGTTCGGTCCGACCGGGCCGTGGGCCAGGCGGCTGGGCTACGGTCCGCTGGTCCGCGCCGCCGTCGGGTTCACCCACCTGTGGGCGGATCCGCACGACCCCGAAACGTTCTGCGACACCGTCACGGTCTACCCCGACCACGTCGCGGCCCGGATCGGCGCGTTGTCGGCACTGGCGCTGCTGTTGCGCCGCGAGCGCACCGGCACCGGCGGGGCGGCAAGCATCTCGCAGGCCGAGGTGATGCTCAGCCACCTGGCCGCCGACATCGCCGCCGACGCGCTGGTGCGCGCCGGGCACACCCGCACCGATACGCCGACGCCCGACTATCCGTGGGAGCTGTTCCCCACCGCGGACGACGACGGCTGGATCGCGGTCACCGTCCGCGACGACGCCGACCTGCAGGCGCTGCGCTGGGTCATCGGGCTGCCCGGTGAGGACCGGGTGGACCCCGATGCGCTGCGCGCCTGGACGTCGCGGCGGTCCCGTTTCGAGGCGATGGAGCGCCTGCAGGCCGCCGGGGTGCCCGCCGGCGCGGTCATGCACGCCGACGAGCTGCCCGGTTTCGAGTACTACGAGCAGCGCCGCGGGTTCCGCGAGGAGCTGCACCCGTACGGGTCGGTGCCGTTCCGAATGGAGAACGTGCAGGTCCACTGCGATCATGTGGCCGACCCGCCGCTCGGCCAAGCACCGCTGCTGGGCGAGCAGACCACCGAGATCGCCGCCGAACTGCTCGGCCTGGACGCCGGCGAGATCGCCGACCTGTGCGCCCGAGGCATCCTGGAAATACCGGCGCTGGACGGCGCGCAGTCCTGA
- a CDS encoding Pr6Pr family membrane protein yields the protein MARGSRWLTVGVVGTEMLGVACQFVQSTDPRFPLVYFTICSALLTGAAAAASLAWPERAAVNRLRIAGAVGVVLSALIFAVVIAPATPTGTWFQPWDDGWVRTATVLLHGVAPVLVVAELLVRPPQRGLGTWMVSAYGWAALYLAAVSIAGATTRFTVPYPFLIPSESGWPNVVLALAAITALISVITAALYGARVVALRAR from the coding sequence GTGGCGAGGGGATCACGCTGGCTGACCGTCGGTGTCGTGGGCACCGAGATGCTCGGTGTGGCCTGCCAGTTCGTACAGTCGACAGATCCGCGGTTTCCGCTGGTGTACTTCACAATCTGTTCCGCCTTGCTCACAGGCGCGGCCGCGGCCGCTTCTCTGGCGTGGCCGGAGCGCGCCGCCGTGAACCGGCTCAGAATCGCCGGTGCGGTCGGTGTTGTGCTGTCCGCGCTGATCTTCGCAGTGGTGATCGCGCCCGCCACGCCGACGGGCACCTGGTTTCAGCCCTGGGACGACGGGTGGGTGAGAACGGCCACCGTGCTCCTGCACGGTGTGGCGCCGGTGCTCGTCGTCGCCGAGCTGCTGGTGCGGCCGCCGCAGCGAGGATTGGGAACCTGGATGGTGTCGGCATACGGTTGGGCTGCGCTGTATCTCGCGGCCGTGAGCATCGCCGGGGCGACGACGAGGTTCACCGTGCCGTACCCGTTCCTGATCCCGAGTGAATCGGGGTGGCCGAACGTGGTGCTCGCGCTCGCCGCGATCACCGCTCTGATCTCGGTGATCACCGCCGCGCTCTACGGTGCCCGAGTCGTTGCGCTTCGCGCCCGCTAG
- a CDS encoding sigma-70 family RNA polymerase sigma factor, whose product MDAESREWLRILDATCTERDTGIADLHAQSLRVAHGEVRRRQTPITGTELDDIAAQAASDATMAILGKLATFRGESRFTTWAYKFVILEVANKIGRHYWRNPPPDLDVEDWNRLPERFGVDPSEHAEAAELTAAIRQAVETTLTERQRQMFVDIVLRGIPLDALVDRLGTNRNAIYKTVFEARRKIRDFLVANEYLTNRVALDKT is encoded by the coding sequence GTGGACGCCGAGTCGCGCGAATGGCTGCGGATACTCGACGCCACGTGCACCGAGCGGGATACCGGCATCGCTGATCTGCACGCGCAGTCGTTGCGGGTCGCGCACGGCGAGGTCCGACGTCGCCAGACCCCCATCACCGGCACCGAACTCGACGATATCGCCGCGCAGGCGGCGTCGGACGCGACGATGGCGATCCTGGGCAAGCTGGCGACGTTTCGCGGCGAGAGCCGCTTCACCACCTGGGCCTACAAGTTCGTGATCCTCGAGGTGGCCAACAAGATCGGGCGGCACTACTGGCGCAACCCGCCGCCGGATCTCGATGTCGAGGATTGGAACCGGCTGCCGGAGCGGTTCGGCGTCGACCCGAGCGAGCACGCCGAAGCCGCCGAACTGACCGCCGCCATCCGCCAAGCCGTGGAGACCACGCTCACCGAACGCCAACGCCAGATGTTCGTCGACATCGTGCTGCGCGGCATCCCGCTCGACGCACTGGTCGACAGGCTCGGAACCAACCGGAACGCCATCTACAAAACTGTTTTCGAGGCGCGACGTAAGATCCGCGACTTCCTCGTCGCCAATGAGTATCTGACCAACCGCGTGGCATTGGACAAGACGTGA
- a CDS encoding HD domain-containing protein: MTTNTNVADPAVWNLPDSEICTAALQLVHNVSPAFLANHCVRSYLFGRELATAQGLRAGADYDEELVFLACALHDLGITEYGGGSQRFEVDGADAAVRFLREHNVTEDRLTPVWQAIALHTSVGLAHRFGPEQSVTHFGISLDINGFGTEQLPPGFAERVHAAFPRHDLGYAITDLIAQGTAADPTKAPPFSFPAHVHELINGGRLTFLDVVAASPWGDRPR, encoded by the coding sequence ATGACCACCAACACAAACGTCGCCGATCCCGCGGTGTGGAACCTGCCGGATTCGGAGATCTGCACTGCAGCACTGCAACTGGTGCACAATGTCTCGCCGGCGTTCCTCGCCAACCACTGCGTCCGCAGTTATCTGTTCGGGCGCGAACTGGCCACCGCACAGGGCCTCCGCGCCGGTGCCGACTACGACGAGGAATTGGTTTTCCTCGCCTGTGCGCTGCACGACCTCGGCATCACCGAGTACGGCGGCGGCAGCCAGCGATTCGAGGTCGATGGCGCCGACGCCGCGGTCCGCTTCCTGCGCGAGCACAACGTCACCGAAGACCGGCTCACCCCCGTGTGGCAGGCCATCGCCCTGCACACCAGTGTGGGGTTGGCGCATCGGTTCGGACCTGAGCAGTCCGTCACGCACTTCGGAATCAGCCTGGACATCAACGGTTTCGGCACGGAGCAGCTGCCGCCCGGTTTCGCTGAGCGAGTGCACGCGGCATTCCCGCGCCACGATCTGGGCTACGCGATCACCGACCTGATCGCCCAGGGCACCGCGGCCGACCCAACGAAGGCGCCGCCGTTCTCGTTTCCCGCACACGTGCACGAGCTGATCAACGGCGGCAGGCTGACCTTCCTCGACGTGGTCGCGGCCTCACCGTGGGGTGACCGACCCCGGTAG
- a CDS encoding OmpA family protein: protein MLVVAVHQGASSPSVPVAAACEVESAIRSTTPISVVTAEGRPRLVLRSATWSLNDGQPESANPQAYQDDLTVAHSTVLTAVQTAEASSEHHDLLAALTMAADQGRQTGSTTRVLIVDNGLSDSGAVDMTRPGMTAADPGEVADFLAAHGGCPASLAGTSMTMYGAGYGVEPQQKLSLRQVDQVGKIWQAVIAACGGRLDLVPTPRTEPGPETRHTVNPVTPEPDAVMAPVGKTLRFIGNSELRFGLDTDELADPAAAADALRPVADYLNGDGTRSVTVSGTTSNGPTGWLDHVALATARARRVERLLVDTLGVDPAQVRCEGLGYTANPPVVDPATAALNRTTRIRIDS, encoded by the coding sequence GTGCTCGTTGTCGCGGTCCATCAGGGCGCCTCGTCGCCGTCGGTGCCGGTGGCCGCGGCGTGCGAAGTCGAATCGGCGATCAGGTCGACCACACCGATCAGCGTGGTGACCGCCGAAGGGCGGCCGCGACTGGTGCTCCGATCGGCGACCTGGTCGCTGAACGACGGACAGCCTGAGTCGGCCAATCCGCAGGCATATCAGGACGATCTCACCGTCGCCCACTCGACGGTGCTGACCGCGGTGCAGACCGCCGAGGCATCCTCCGAACACCATGACCTCTTGGCCGCTCTCACGATGGCCGCCGACCAGGGACGGCAGACCGGTTCGACCACGCGGGTGCTCATCGTCGACAACGGGCTGAGCGACAGTGGCGCCGTCGACATGACCAGGCCCGGAATGACCGCAGCAGACCCCGGCGAGGTCGCCGACTTCCTGGCTGCACACGGTGGCTGCCCGGCCAGTCTCGCCGGCACCAGCATGACGATGTACGGCGCGGGATACGGCGTCGAACCGCAGCAGAAGCTGTCCCTTCGGCAGGTCGACCAGGTGGGCAAGATCTGGCAGGCCGTCATCGCCGCGTGCGGGGGCCGACTCGACCTGGTTCCGACACCGCGCACGGAGCCGGGACCCGAGACCCGGCACACCGTGAACCCCGTGACGCCCGAGCCGGATGCGGTGATGGCGCCGGTGGGCAAGACCCTCCGATTCATCGGAAACAGCGAACTGCGATTCGGGCTCGACACCGACGAACTCGCCGACCCGGCCGCGGCCGCCGACGCACTGCGACCGGTGGCCGACTATCTGAATGGTGACGGTACGCGGAGCGTCACCGTGTCGGGCACGACGTCCAATGGTCCGACGGGCTGGCTCGACCATGTTGCGCTCGCGACCGCGCGTGCGCGGAGGGTCGAACGTCTGCTCGTCGACACGCTCGGTGTCGACCCGGCGCAGGTCCGTTGTGAGGGACTGGGCTACACCGCGAATCCACCGGTGGTGGATCCGGCGACCGCGGCGCTCAACCGGACAACGCGAATCAGGATCGACTCCTGA
- a CDS encoding YkgB family protein — protein MTPVTPARITAAGQVICRYGLVVVLAWIGVGKYVKMESRTLIEHSPLMSWIYDILSVQQVAVALGSAEIIAAVLIAVRPFSARSSAVGSAMAIVLFLGTLSFLFTTPGVVSAHAGPIPVLSGLPGQFLLKDLVLIGVAVWSLGESLQALSQADPRR, from the coding sequence ATGACGCCCGTGACACCGGCCCGCATCACCGCGGCCGGACAGGTGATCTGCCGGTACGGCCTGGTCGTGGTGCTCGCGTGGATCGGTGTCGGCAAGTACGTGAAGATGGAGAGCCGCACGCTGATCGAGCACAGCCCGCTGATGAGCTGGATCTACGACATCCTCAGCGTGCAGCAGGTGGCGGTCGCGCTCGGATCCGCCGAGATCATCGCCGCGGTTCTCATTGCGGTGCGGCCGTTTTCGGCGCGCAGTTCGGCGGTCGGCAGTGCGATGGCGATCGTGCTGTTCCTCGGGACGTTGAGTTTCCTGTTCACCACGCCGGGCGTGGTGTCCGCACACGCCGGCCCGATCCCGGTGCTGTCGGGGCTGCCGGGGCAGTTTCTTCTCAAGGACCTCGTGCTGATCGGTGTGGCGGTGTGGAGCCTCGGCGAATCGCTGCAGGCGCTCAGTCAAGCCGACCCGCGTCGGTGA